The DNA region ACAATCCCAGCGCAAAGATTTCAATTTGTCGCTGACGCTGCGCCGCCTCGATGAAGCGCGCACCTTGACCAGCGGCGGCACCATTGACAGCGACATCGACGACCGCGCCGTGCAGGTCAATGCCGAAAAGCAGTTCCGGCTAGGCCGCGTCGATTTGCTCACCGCCTATCAGTTTCAGGCCTCAGAACTCGATTATCAAGACGCGCGTGACGTTCCCGGAGAACAGCGCCTGGGCATCGAATCCGCGCAATTTGACCGCCGCCAGCATGGCGCGGTTGCCATTGTGAAACTGCATAACGACGGCGGCTCGGATTTCTTCCAAACCGTGGATGTCGATTTTAGCCTGCGCCATGATCGCGTGCTCGACGATCAAGTCGATTATGTGTTGCGCGGCACGCCGGGGGATCCGAATCCGTTGGTGGTAGCGGGAGCTTTTGATCGCAACGACTGGCGTGAAACCACCTTCAAATTTGCCTTCAGCTTTGACGGCTATCGCAACAATCTCGCGCTCAACGGTTATTTGAATGCCGGATCCAATGTCAAATTTCCGACTCTCTTGCAGCAAACCAGTTCGCCCGCCTTTTTTGCGCCGGAAGAATCGCAGCCGGATTTGAATCCGGAAAAAAATCGCAGCGTGGAACTCGGCTTCACGATTTCGCGCGATGTGCGCGCGAACACCAGCATCTACGGCTGGCAGATTTCTGGCAATTATTTTCAAAACCACTACGAAAACAAGTTCCGCATCGCAGCAACGCCGGGCGTTCCCGTGCTGTTCTTCGATAACGTGCAGAATGCGCGCATTTCCGGCATCGAGGCCAAGGCCAGCACCTTCTTCTTCCGCAAAAAAGCGACGCTGACCGGCGGCATTTCACGATATTCGATCTCCGAAAAATCCGCGTTTCCATTCAAATCGGATCTCAAACGCACGCTCACACTCAATCTCGAGCATGCCGGCTATTCGTTTCAAGCGTATTGGTTCACCGAAAGCGAGCAATTTGGCTGGCTGCGCCGTCTCAAAAGCGGCGACCAAGCCGACGGCCAGCCGGTGTTCGGCGAACTGGCGGAAATTGCGCTGCCCGGTTTTTCCAATCTCGATTTGCATTTGAGCAAAACCTTTCAAATGGGCAAGCTCAAGCTTTTTGCCAATGCCACCGGCCGCAATTTGTTGAACAAAAGCGACGAAGTCCTGGAAGGCCTGGCCATTCGCGACCGGCGTTATTACCTGATCTTCGGCGCGCAGTTTTGAGGCGTTTACCCTGAATGAGCTTCATAACAGAATCGCCTTATCGATTTGATCACAAGAGGAAACGGATGAAAGCTGCCAACCGATTCAAAATAAATATCCGTTGGCAGCCTTTATCTGTTGCGCCATATTCTAAAAAATGGCTGTCTCCCGGATTTAACCTCGTGAGACGAGGCAATCGCCTGAGACGATTGTTGCTAGTACTTGCCTTCAGTTTGCTGCTGTCAAACTGCCAAAAAAATCCTGCCAATGACAATGAGCTCACCGCCGGCGCTCAAATGAGCGGCCGGGTTTTGTTGAGCGAGGGCGCAACACCCTCAGATGTTTATGTTTGGCTGGACGGCACGAGCTTCGCGACGTACACCGGTCAAAGCGGCGAATTTCAAATCAATTTGCCGCCGGTTGCGCCGAATGTTTTGGTGGGCGCCAGCGTTCACTCGCTTTATTTTTATCTTGCCAACTATCAGCTTTCCTCGGTGGATCTGGCGATACGCGATGGCAAATTTTTGTATTCGCGCGGCGGGCTTAACAGCCGCGGCGAGTTGAACAACACGGTTTCGCTACTCAAACGATTACACATTGAAACCACGGTGACGCCTGCAGAGATTGCAGGCGATTATCAAGGTCCGATGAATGTGCAGCTTTCATTGTCCGCCGCCGGCGATTCTGTGACCGTGCTTTTTCCGGAGAATGAAAGTCCCGCCCTCTTTTTTAAGCAAAAAGAAACCGGCGCTGTTTTTTCCTATGCTTTGACGGTCAACCCCGCCGCCCGCGATAGCATAAAAATCGGGCAAGAGGCATATCGCCGCAGCATGACTCTCAAT from Cytophagia bacterium CHB2 includes:
- a CDS encoding TonB-dependent receptor, which codes for MSPLPFFTRLLFCLGMLLPFVLPAQEIKLAGAVRDRNTHREIRGVNVYFKGTKVGSTTDFAGRFALPLANTTMQSVIVFQHVGYEPMEVTLEELMKLRSVYLQPRVIVLPGVEIEEEGRQRLDIDTDLPQPISVIDAKSFEIRGFEDAGDLLKTDQSVQVEEQLSGKKTISIRGSNPDEVTVLFNGVKMNSAYDNIFDLQLLDLEDIERLEIIKGSNTALYGPDAFGGVINAVPKVQKDYSVRFQQRLGTYRSGNWGLHFYRNLDKLHASYNFKRGASKRDFVDAVDDNSGLENAELHHTGNLTYRFSEAEGNRLKKELSATYLYTALDYDNFRDFERQNDLNHMVTIRYAAEQSQRKDFNLSLTLRRLDEARTLTSGGTIDSDIDDRAVQVNAEKQFRLGRVDLLTAYQFQASELDYQDARDVPGEQRLGIESAQFDRRQHGAVAIVKLHNDGGSDFFQTVDVDFSLRHDRVLDDQVDYVLRGTPGDPNPLVVAGAFDRNDWRETTFKFAFSFDGYRNNLALNGYLNAGSNVKFPTLLQQTSSPAFFAPEESQPDLNPEKNRSVELGFTISRDVRANTSIYGWQISGNYFQNHYENKFRIAATPGVPVLFFDNVQNARISGIEAKASTFFFRKKATLTGGISRYSISEKSAFPFKSDLKRTLTLNLEHAGYSFQAYWFTESEQFGWLRRLKSGDQADGQPVFGELAEIALPGFSNLDLHLSKTFQMGKLKLFANATGRNLLNKSDEVLEGLAIRDRRYYLIFGAQF